Proteins encoded by one window of Halobacteriovoraceae bacterium:
- a CDS encoding FAD-dependent oxidoreductase, with protein MNEKKLSILILGAGPAGLVAALKLSQNDYEVKLIEKSKTVGGMCKSLFIEDSIVDLGPHRFFSKSQEVNELWKEFAREDLIAVNRLTRIFYRQKFYDYPLRIFSALKKLGIYTSFQCFFSILKSKICPRKVESFEDWGINNFGMKLYQIFFCDYTKKLWGIDPKELDTDFAAQRIRKMSFKNILGFNNKSRTLIDEFYYSKKGTGKIYENMKDRIISNGGKVLTESKVSEIQEFEGRYKVCINNQWEKFDQIISTIPLPDFILLFSKKTHSLIKLCQRLKFRSTILVYIVLPKDDYFKDNWIYINDEKKQIGRVTNFSNWGSLNEYSKNTILCCELWCSENDQIWNLGDDQLFKMISLELVEILFQKRFEIINYKIVRIKNSYPIYYKGYKEVITQIVEHLDQHRGIHCIGRSGSYKYNNQDHSIYMGMKVAKKIISDCNISLWDINSNYDEYLEEISK; from the coding sequence TTGAATGAAAAGAAATTATCAATTCTCATACTTGGTGCTGGCCCTGCAGGGTTAGTCGCCGCACTTAAGTTATCCCAAAATGACTATGAGGTGAAATTAATAGAAAAAAGTAAAACTGTGGGTGGAATGTGTAAAAGTTTATTCATTGAAGACAGTATCGTTGATTTAGGCCCTCACAGATTTTTTTCAAAGTCGCAAGAAGTGAATGAGTTGTGGAAAGAATTTGCACGAGAGGATTTAATAGCAGTTAATCGCCTAACAAGGATATTTTATCGACAGAAATTCTATGACTATCCACTTAGGATTTTTAGTGCTTTGAAGAAACTAGGAATTTATACATCATTTCAATGTTTTTTTTCGATTTTAAAATCTAAAATTTGTCCAAGAAAAGTTGAATCATTTGAAGATTGGGGAATTAATAATTTTGGGATGAAGTTATATCAAATATTTTTTTGTGACTATACTAAAAAACTATGGGGTATAGATCCGAAAGAACTTGATACTGATTTCGCGGCCCAAAGAATAAGAAAAATGAGTTTTAAAAATATTTTAGGTTTCAATAATAAAAGTCGGACTTTGATTGATGAGTTTTATTATTCAAAAAAGGGAACAGGTAAAATATATGAAAATATGAAAGATAGGATTATATCAAATGGTGGCAAAGTCTTAACTGAATCAAAAGTGAGTGAAATTCAAGAATTTGAAGGTAGATATAAAGTTTGTATAAATAACCAATGGGAAAAATTTGATCAAATTATATCTACAATTCCACTACCTGATTTTATTCTGTTATTTTCAAAAAAAACACATTCATTGATAAAACTTTGTCAAAGACTGAAATTTAGATCTACTATACTCGTTTATATCGTTTTACCAAAAGATGATTATTTTAAAGATAATTGGATTTATATTAACGATGAAAAAAAACAGATAGGTAGAGTCACGAATTTTTCAAACTGGGGAAGTTTGAATGAATATTCAAAAAATACTATTTTGTGTTGTGAATTGTGGTGTTCAGAAAACGATCAAATCTGGAATTTAGGAGATGATCAATTATTCAAAATGATTTCTTTAGAATTAGTTGAGATACTTTTTCAGAAAAGGTTTGAAATTATAAACTATAAGATCGTTAGAATTAAAAATTCTTATCCTATATATTACAAGGGTTATAAGGAGGTTATTACTCAGATAGTTGAGCATTTAGATCAACATAGAGGGATTCACTGTATTGGAAGGTCGGGAAGTTATAAATACAATAATCAAGACCATAGTATCTACATGGGAATGAAGGTTGCTAAAAAAATTATTTCTGATTGCAATATTTCACTTTGGGATATAAACTCTAATTATGACGAATATTTAGAGGAGATTTCTAAATGA
- a CDS encoding bifunctional 2-methylcitrate synthase/citrate synthase, producing the protein MNEQKTVNVKRGLEGVVADMTTISKVMPEINSLVYKGYPVQDLAENCTFEEVAFLLWNGELPNEAELAEFKKKERSYRDISGELVNVIKNFPKTAHPMDTIRTGVSFLGMEDERTFDNTEEVNRDKSLKLLAAIPTIIAADYRTRKGLTIIAPKNDLSLSENFFYMCFGEVPNPEIVRAFDVSLILYAEHGFNASTFTSRVIASTTSDMYSAVTGAIGALKGPLHGGANEQVMHMLKEVGEPSKAKEWMLTALKEKRKIMGFGHRVYRSGDSRVPTMKKYAQNLGKFKGDTKWDEISQILEQTMIEQKNIYPNLDFPAGPAYYLMGFDIDMFTPIFVMARITGWTAHIIEQHNDNRIIRPLCQYVGPGERKVQKISER; encoded by the coding sequence ATGAATGAACAAAAAACTGTAAATGTAAAAAGAGGACTTGAGGGAGTTGTTGCTGACATGACAACTATTTCAAAAGTTATGCCTGAGATTAACTCTCTTGTTTATAAAGGATACCCCGTTCAAGATCTCGCAGAAAACTGTACTTTTGAAGAAGTTGCTTTTCTCCTATGGAATGGAGAACTTCCAAATGAAGCTGAGTTAGCTGAATTTAAAAAAAAGGAAAGATCTTATAGAGATATTTCTGGTGAACTTGTAAATGTCATCAAAAATTTCCCAAAAACTGCTCATCCGATGGATACAATTCGAACAGGGGTAAGTTTTCTTGGGATGGAAGATGAAAGAACTTTTGACAATACTGAAGAGGTTAACCGAGATAAATCTCTAAAACTTCTGGCGGCAATTCCTACGATCATCGCTGCTGATTACCGTACTAGAAAAGGTCTTACAATTATTGCTCCTAAAAACGATCTTAGTTTATCTGAGAACTTTTTCTACATGTGTTTTGGAGAAGTTCCTAATCCTGAAATAGTTAGAGCTTTCGATGTTTCTCTTATTTTATACGCAGAGCATGGTTTTAATGCTTCGACATTTACTTCACGAGTAATAGCATCAACGACTTCCGATATGTATTCTGCAGTAACTGGAGCAATTGGTGCTCTAAAAGGTCCTTTACATGGTGGAGCTAACGAGCAAGTTATGCATATGCTTAAAGAAGTTGGAGAACCTAGCAAAGCAAAAGAATGGATGTTAACAGCACTAAAGGAAAAACGAAAAATCATGGGATTTGGACACAGAGTTTACCGAAGTGGAGACTCAAGAGTTCCAACCATGAAAAAATATGCTCAAAATCTTGGTAAATTTAAAGGTGATACGAAGTGGGATGAAATTTCTCAAATTCTAGAACAAACCATGATTGAGCAAAAAAACATCTACCCAAACCTAGATTTTCCTGCAGGACCTGCTTATTACCTTATGGGTTTTGATATTGATATGTTCACTCCTATTTTTGTCATGGCCAGAATCACAGGATGGACAGCTCATATTATCGAGCAGCATAATGACAACAGAATCATCAGGCCTCTATGTCAATATGTTGGCCCTGGAGAGAGAAAAGTTCAAAAAATATCTGAAAGATAA
- a CDS encoding pyridoxal phosphate-dependent aminotransferase, translating to MISQRGKKLIQRPSKIVEAFYKSANDLYSSENPEGFLNFGTAENFLVDDLLLQKIQSFQYTHSKYNHYSYMHGIPELRESFTSFLKEYFCNRNYNPDNVIVSNGATGTLEMIAYTLFDDGDKILIPSPYYTGFTQDLELRFGVNIVPYQMSEKSFVYDENLIETILHHKYKAILINNPHNPTSKIFSEDFLKKIVLACKEVNTHIITDEVYIHSTINDSKFYSLLNEINSYQNIHFVYTMAKDFALSGFKTGFFYSENNELVKAMQNLAYFYTVSNYNQVLIADIIKDNDFIKKLKDENQYRLNQIYIKLSNFFTSKNIKYFYPERGLFIYIYLGDKIRLKNNQSIYDKVFNEYKINILPSEAFADKIEGHFRICFARNDLEISELIDRLDKLTSE from the coding sequence ATGATATCTCAAAGAGGAAAGAAACTTATTCAAAGACCATCTAAAATTGTAGAGGCCTTTTATAAATCAGCAAACGATCTTTATTCCAGCGAAAACCCTGAGGGTTTTTTGAATTTTGGTACTGCAGAAAACTTCTTAGTCGATGATCTACTGCTTCAAAAAATTCAATCATTTCAATATACTCATTCAAAATATAATCACTATAGTTATATGCATGGTATACCTGAACTGCGAGAGTCTTTTACATCTTTCCTAAAAGAATATTTTTGCAACAGAAATTACAATCCAGATAATGTGATCGTTTCAAATGGAGCAACAGGAACCTTAGAAATGATCGCGTATACATTGTTTGATGATGGAGATAAAATTCTAATTCCCTCGCCATATTACACTGGATTTACACAAGATCTGGAACTAAGATTTGGAGTTAATATTGTTCCCTATCAGATGAGTGAGAAATCTTTTGTCTACGATGAAAACTTGATAGAGACGATATTGCATCACAAATATAAGGCAATCCTTATTAATAACCCTCATAATCCAACTTCAAAGATATTTTCAGAAGATTTCTTAAAGAAAATTGTATTGGCCTGCAAGGAAGTCAATACCCATATTATTACCGATGAAGTTTATATTCATTCAACTATAAATGATTCTAAATTTTATAGTTTGTTAAACGAAATCAATTCTTATCAAAATATTCATTTTGTCTATACGATGGCCAAGGACTTTGCTCTATCGGGTTTTAAAACAGGATTCTTCTATTCTGAAAACAATGAACTTGTTAAGGCCATGCAAAATCTGGCCTATTTTTATACTGTTTCAAATTACAACCAAGTTCTTATTGCTGATATAATTAAAGATAATGACTTTATAAAAAAATTAAAAGATGAAAACCAATATAGACTTAACCAAATATACATAAAACTCTCAAATTTTTTTACTTCAAAAAATATAAAATATTTCTACCCTGAAAGAGGTCTATTTATTTACATCTATTTAGGTGATAAAATTAGGCTAAAAAACAACCAATCTATTTATGATAAAGTATTTAATGAATACAAAATAAATATTCTCCCATCAGAGGCATTCGCAGACAAAATTGAAGGGCATTTTCGAATATGTTTTGCTCGTAATGACCTCGAAATTTCTGAATTAATAGATCGACTAGATAAACTTACATCTGAATGA
- a CDS encoding PilZ domain-containing protein, which translates to MIYKPWPIILIGLLHILEPITKILFYSIFERISPLTVVVGEISTKNYIHIFEFFFMFPIAGIAILRVRKWSLWVFAFIEIWIFFANMPYMSILLTNGAYLLFAFFILFFVLNCLVVVYLLVPAVRIAYLDPSIRWWESHPRYTKEIPCSVNESFKTRILNISRSGVFVEKSPEFVKGDIVEIEFESFEYKLKLKAKVIHNFSVNGINGFGLQFEVDSMTASDKKNVKALIRKLDESGAPRRPEKRNEFLAFFSWLSILFSTGKGLFPENDVVRKKR; encoded by the coding sequence ATGATTTATAAGCCATGGCCCATTATCCTTATAGGGCTTCTGCATATTTTAGAGCCAATAACAAAAATACTTTTTTATAGTATCTTTGAGAGAATTTCCCCGCTTACAGTCGTTGTAGGTGAAATTTCAACCAAAAATTATATTCATATATTTGAGTTTTTTTTCATGTTTCCAATAGCTGGTATTGCAATTTTAAGAGTTAGAAAATGGAGCTTGTGGGTCTTTGCTTTTATTGAAATTTGGATATTTTTTGCAAATATGCCGTATATGAGTATTCTTTTAACTAACGGGGCATATTTGTTATTTGCTTTTTTTATTTTATTTTTTGTACTAAACTGTTTGGTTGTTGTTTACCTTCTTGTTCCGGCCGTTAGAATTGCTTATCTCGATCCATCAATTCGTTGGTGGGAGTCACACCCAAGATATACTAAGGAAATTCCTTGTAGTGTTAACGAAAGTTTTAAGACCAGAATTTTAAATATTTCTAGATCTGGCGTTTTTGTAGAAAAATCTCCTGAATTTGTTAAAGGTGATATTGTCGAAATTGAATTTGAATCATTTGAATATAAACTTAAACTAAAAGCAAAGGTTATTCACAATTTTTCAGTAAACGGAATAAATGGATTTGGACTTCAGTTTGAAGTTGACTCAATGACAGCTTCTGATAAAAAAAATGTTAAAGCTTTAATAAGAAAATTAGATGAATCAGGGGCACCAAGGCGACCTGAAAAGCGCAATGAATTTCTGGCCTTTTTTAGCTGGTTATCCATACTTTTTTCTACAGGTAAAGGTTTATTTCCAGAAAACGATGTCGTGCGTAAGAAACGTTGA
- a CDS encoding MmgE/PrpD family protein encodes MRKHEVRVYPSKEHLAKESQLAWKFAAMASDPVDIQDDVIDMIINRIIDNASVAIAAINRRPVANARTQALAHPRDKRGANVFGVSKDQTFSPEWAAWANGTAVRELDFHDTFLAADYSHPGDNIPPILAVAQALGKNGADLAKAIATAYEIQVQLVKGICLHKHKKDHIAHLGISVAGGLGTLLGLDTETIYQAMQQALHLTFSTRQSRKGEISSWKAYAPAFAGKIGIEAIDRAMRGEGAPSPIYEGEDSVIAYMLDGKDGKYTIEIPEIGEPKRAILETYTKEHSAEYQSQALIDLAFRMKEKINNTNEIKSIVLHTSHHTHYVIGTGANDPQKMDPNASRETLDHSIMYIFAVALQDGSWHHVKSYSPERAKREDTVTLWHKISTLEDPEWTKRYHETDPNKKAFGAKVVVTMNNGEVIEDELAMANAHPLGARPFKRDNYIKKFKTLTEGIISQNECERFLKTVQDLPKLSAEQMKDLNIVVDGTTLEKATRDERGIF; translated from the coding sequence ATGAGAAAGCATGAAGTGAGAGTTTATCCTTCTAAAGAACACCTTGCAAAAGAAAGTCAACTTGCCTGGAAATTTGCCGCTATGGCCTCTGACCCTGTTGATATCCAAGACGATGTTATTGATATGATTATAAACAGAATTATTGATAATGCATCCGTGGCCATTGCTGCTATAAATAGAAGACCTGTAGCAAATGCGAGAACTCAAGCATTAGCACACCCAAGAGATAAAAGAGGGGCCAATGTATTTGGAGTCTCAAAAGATCAAACTTTTTCACCTGAGTGGGCCGCCTGGGCCAATGGAACAGCAGTAAGAGAATTAGATTTTCATGACACTTTTCTTGCAGCAGATTACTCCCACCCCGGAGATAATATTCCTCCAATCTTGGCCGTCGCTCAAGCTCTTGGAAAAAATGGTGCTGATTTAGCAAAAGCTATCGCTACTGCTTATGAAATTCAAGTCCAACTTGTAAAAGGTATTTGCCTTCATAAACATAAAAAAGATCATATTGCACATTTAGGAATTTCAGTCGCTGGAGGCCTGGGAACACTTTTAGGTCTAGATACAGAAACGATTTACCAGGCCATGCAACAAGCACTTCACTTAACCTTTTCAACTCGACAATCTAGGAAAGGTGAAATTTCTTCATGGAAAGCTTATGCTCCAGCATTTGCTGGAAAAATTGGAATTGAAGCAATTGACAGGGCCATGCGAGGAGAAGGTGCGCCTTCTCCAATTTATGAAGGAGAAGACTCTGTCATCGCCTATATGCTCGACGGAAAAGATGGAAAATATACAATTGAAATTCCAGAAATTGGTGAACCCAAAAGAGCAATTCTTGAAACTTATACAAAAGAGCATTCAGCAGAATATCAGTCACAAGCTCTGATTGATCTTGCTTTTAGAATGAAAGAAAAAATTAACAATACAAATGAAATTAAATCAATCGTCTTACATACCTCACATCATACACATTATGTTATTGGAACTGGAGCAAATGATCCTCAAAAAATGGACCCAAATGCTTCTAGAGAAACTTTAGACCACTCTATCATGTATATTTTTGCTGTTGCTCTTCAAGACGGATCTTGGCATCACGTGAAAAGTTATTCTCCAGAAAGAGCAAAAAGAGAAGACACTGTGACTCTATGGCATAAGATCTCAACCCTTGAAGATCCAGAATGGACAAAAAGATATCATGAAACAGATCCAAATAAAAAAGCATTTGGAGCAAAAGTAGTCGTTACAATGAATAATGGTGAAGTTATTGAAGATGAACTTGCTATGGCCAATGCTCACCCTCTTGGTGCAAGACCTTTTAAAAGAGACAATTATATCAAAAAATTTAAAACCTTAACTGAAGGAATTATCTCACAAAACGAATGTGAAAGATTTCTAAAAACAGTACAGGATCTTCCAAAACTCTCTGCAGAACAAATGAAAGACTTAAATATTGTTGTTGATGGCACAACTTTAGAAAAAGCAACTCGTGATGAACGGGGGATTTTTTAA
- the tadA gene encoding Flp pilus assembly complex ATPase component TadA: MSNFKEFLPEFLLNIKMCTNSGLSFEPSVHETLKLSNESIKVELEKLLNDFREVSRFEALIRFYNRNPSPDLNYIVKNFMFCSMLGTSLVDVIDFYLKERNNLKFEVINLEEYLTYLETKRNSFHIRTDKSKARSQIENYNEIIQDIYANVIQEHYLNDLVENKSLLDNIIKDIINSNIENGLYSNNIINRKNDLLNEVRDLCDPNGFVFKYFQDKEVSSFSIINSKQIIIERNGNIEIQEIERSDSQIVNIIERFIHPEGYIIDERRPVLSKKFIKGRTFTLTAAIPPVTSGGVFLRIDRVGNFDEKLFAEKINKEKTESKIRDSLESKKPIIIAGSNRGSLIMAIEKIFNEYFDDSMITSIGIGLKMDLQIENCLNLSLPQSNLEGNRNVSKKELQKIAESADPEYVVLDRFCPELIREFRYDILVGKLGLCLPMKTDSIQAAKKIFFSEFPNMEHLKPLFIQIGNSEGIIEIEG; the protein is encoded by the coding sequence ATGAGCAATTTTAAAGAATTTCTGCCCGAGTTTTTATTAAACATTAAGATGTGTACAAATTCAGGTCTATCATTTGAACCCTCAGTTCATGAGACGCTTAAACTTTCAAATGAATCAATAAAAGTTGAATTGGAAAAACTATTAAATGATTTCAGGGAAGTTTCTCGTTTTGAAGCTCTCATTAGATTTTATAATCGAAACCCTTCTCCTGACTTAAATTATATAGTCAAAAACTTTATGTTTTGCAGTATGCTTGGAACTTCTTTAGTTGATGTTATTGATTTTTATTTGAAAGAAAGAAATAATTTGAAATTTGAAGTGATTAATTTAGAAGAGTATTTGACTTACTTGGAAACTAAACGCAACAGCTTTCATATTAGAACAGATAAGTCTAAGGCCCGTTCACAAATCGAAAACTATAATGAAATCATTCAAGATATCTATGCAAATGTCATTCAAGAACATTATCTCAATGATCTAGTAGAAAATAAAAGCCTATTAGATAATATTATTAAAGATATCATCAATAGTAATATTGAAAACGGCCTTTATTCAAATAATATTATTAACCGAAAAAATGACTTATTGAATGAAGTGAGAGATCTATGTGATCCAAATGGTTTTGTTTTTAAGTATTTTCAAGATAAAGAAGTGAGTAGTTTTTCTATTATTAATAGTAAGCAAATAATTATTGAAAGAAATGGCAATATTGAGATTCAAGAAATTGAAAGAAGTGACTCTCAAATTGTGAATATAATAGAAAGGTTTATTCATCCAGAGGGATATATAATAGATGAACGTAGGCCAGTGCTGTCTAAGAAATTTATTAAAGGTAGAACATTCACACTGACTGCGGCGATTCCTCCAGTAACATCGGGAGGAGTATTCTTGAGAATAGATAGGGTCGGTAATTTCGATGAGAAGTTATTTGCTGAGAAAATAAATAAAGAAAAAACTGAGAGCAAAATCAGAGATAGTCTTGAATCCAAAAAACCAATAATCATAGCTGGAAGCAATCGGGGTTCATTAATTATGGCCATAGAGAAAATATTTAATGAATATTTTGATGATTCAATGATAACTTCAATAGGGATTGGTCTTAAGATGGATTTACAAATTGAAAATTGTTTAAATTTATCTTTGCCTCAGAGTAATCTTGAGGGAAATAGAAATGTTTCCAAAAAAGAGCTTCAAAAAATTGCTGAAAGTGCAGATCCGGAATATGTCGTTTTAGACAGATTCTGTCCAGAACTTATTCGTGAATTTAGATATGATATTCTTGTCGGAAAGTTGGGACTATGTTTACCCATGAAGACAGATTCGATACAAGCGGCAAAAAAAATATTCTTTTCTGAATTTCCAAATATGGAACATCTAAAACCTCTTTTTATTCAAATTGGAAATTCAGAGGGAATCATTGAAATAGAAGGTTAG
- a CDS encoding superoxide dismutase [Fe] (SodB; iron binding; present under aerobic and anaerobic conditions; destroys free radicals) produces MAHNLPDLPWEKTALEPHISAETIDYHYGKHHNAYVTKLNAGIEGTEFAKMSLEDIIRKSSGGLFNNAAQVFNHTFYWNCLKPNGGGEPTGTLAEAINKAFGSFGKFKDEFTNSAATNFGSGWTWLVKDSSGSLKIVNTDDAGCPLTDGLTPVLTIDVWEHAYYIDYRNARPDYINAFWNLVNWDFAASNL; encoded by the coding sequence ATGGCACATAATCTACCAGATCTACCTTGGGAAAAAACAGCACTAGAGCCACATATTTCTGCTGAAACAATTGATTATCACTATGGAAAACATCATAATGCTTACGTCACTAAACTAAATGCAGGAATTGAAGGTACAGAGTTTGCTAAAATGTCACTTGAGGATATTATTCGCAAATCTTCTGGAGGTCTTTTCAATAACGCGGCCCAGGTTTTCAACCATACTTTTTACTGGAACTGTTTAAAACCAAATGGTGGTGGTGAACCTACTGGCACTTTAGCAGAAGCAATTAACAAAGCTTTTGGTTCGTTTGGAAAGTTTAAAGATGAATTCACAAATTCAGCGGCCACAAATTTTGGGTCAGGTTGGACTTGGTTAGTTAAAGACTCTTCTGGATCATTAAAAATTGTAAATACAGACGACGCTGGTTGTCCATTAACAGATGGACTTACACCAGTCCTTACAATTGATGTTTGGGAACATGCCTATTATATAGACTACAGAAATGCTAGACCAGACTATATTAATGCTTTTTGGAATCTTGTTAATTGGGATTTTGCAGCAAGTAATCTTTAA
- the prpB gene encoding methylisocitrate lyase: MLFVKKNALEKRADFRKKLSSGNLLRFPGSYSPMVSMLIEQKGFDGIYISGAVLANDLGLPDIGMTTLSEVVSRGNQIARTTELPSIIDIDTGFGEPMSVVRTVQLLEEAGISGCHLEDQVNPKRCGHLDNKQLVDVSSMTKKIKAASKAKRDSNFLIIARTDSRATEGLQASIDRAKAYVDAGAEMIFPEALKDEKEFEEFRKHINVPLLANMTEFGKSVLLNKVQLENLGYNLVIYPVTTVRLAMKAVEDGLDHIFKEGSQEGILQNMQHRKRLYEILRYDEYNQFDQNIFNFSLDNNF; encoded by the coding sequence ATGCTTTTTGTAAAAAAAAATGCCCTAGAAAAAAGAGCTGATTTTAGAAAAAAACTTTCATCAGGAAATCTATTAAGATTTCCTGGTTCTTACTCTCCAATGGTTTCAATGTTAATTGAACAAAAAGGGTTTGATGGTATTTATATCTCTGGGGCCGTCTTAGCAAATGACCTTGGGTTACCCGACATTGGAATGACGACCTTATCTGAAGTCGTTTCTAGAGGAAACCAAATTGCCAGAACAACTGAATTACCTAGCATAATTGATATTGACACAGGTTTTGGAGAACCCATGAGTGTCGTGCGAACAGTTCAGCTTTTAGAAGAAGCTGGTATTAGTGGCTGTCATCTAGAAGATCAAGTGAATCCTAAAAGGTGTGGACATTTAGATAACAAACAACTTGTAGATGTTTCAAGTATGACCAAAAAAATTAAGGCCGCTAGTAAAGCAAAAAGAGATTCTAACTTTCTTATCATTGCAAGAACAGACTCAAGAGCAACTGAGGGATTACAAGCTTCAATTGATAGGGCCAAGGCCTATGTTGATGCTGGAGCAGAAATGATTTTTCCAGAGGCCTTAAAAGATGAAAAAGAATTTGAAGAGTTTCGAAAACATATTAATGTTCCACTACTTGCAAATATGACTGAGTTTGGAAAGTCTGTACTACTAAATAAAGTACAACTTGAAAACCTTGGTTACAATCTTGTCATATATCCAGTTACAACTGTAAGACTGGCCATGAAGGCCGTTGAAGATGGACTTGATCATATTTTCAAAGAAGGTTCGCAGGAAGGTATTTTGCAAAATATGCAACACCGTAAACGCCTTTATGAAATTCTACGTTATGATGAGTACAACCAATTTGATCAAAATATTTTTAACTTTTCCTTAGACAATAATTTTTAA